ATCGCCCAGATCACTCACGGTGTGCGCGACGGCGACAAGCACCAGGTCCTCCTCGGCGTCACAGGTTCGGGCAAAACCTTCACGATGGCCAAGGTCATCGAGCAGATCAATCGCCCGGCGCTCATTCTCGCGCACAATAAGACGCTCGCCGCCCAGCTCTTTCACGAATTCAAGTCATTTTTCCCGCGCAATGCCGTCGAATACTTCGTCAGCTACTACGATTACTATCAGCCCGAAGCCTATCTGCCTTCTTCCGACACCTACATCGAAAAAGAAGCCACTATCAATGACGAGCTCGACAAGCTGCGCATGAGCGCCACGCGTTCTCTTTTCGAGCGCCGCGACGTCATCATCGTCGCCTCTGTCTCCTGCATCTACGGCCTCGGCTCGCCGGAAGCCTATTACGGCATGATGCTCATGCTCGAAAAAGGCCAGTCCATTTCCCGCGACGCGATTCTTCGAAAACTCGTCGAAATCCTCTACGACCGCGGCGAAGATTTGCGCCGTGGCACATTCCGCGTTCGCGGCGACACCATCGAAGTCCATCCGCCCTATGACGATTTCGCCGTGCGCATCGAAATGTGGGGCAGCGAAATCGAAGCCATTCGCCGCATCGATCCGCTGACGGGAGAAATCCGCTCCTCAGGCGAAGAAATCACGCGCCTGCCAATCTATCCCAAGACGCACTACGTTCTCCCCGCCGCGCAGCGCGAACGCGCCATTCAAGGCATTCTCGAAGAACTCGAATGGTGGCGCGGCGAACTCGCCCGTCAGGGAAAAATTGTCGAAGCGCAGCGCGTCGAGCAGCGCACGCGTTTCGACATTGAAATGATGCGCACCATCGGTTATTGCCACGGCATCGAAAATTATTCTCGCCATCTTTCCGGCCGTCTGCCCGGCGAAGCGCCGCCCACGCTTCTCGATTACGTTCCCAGCGACTATCTCCTCGTCGTCGACGAATCGCATCAGACGATTCCGCAGTTGCGCGGCATGTATCATGGCGACCGCTCGCGCAAGCAGAATCTCGTCGACTACGGCTTCCGCATGCCTTCCGCACTCGATAATCGCCCGCTCACCTTCGAGGAATTCGAGCATCGCGTCAATCAGGCCGTCTACGTTTCCGCCACGCCCGGCCCGTACGAACTCACAAAATCCGGCGGCGTTGTCGCCGAACAAGTCATTCGTCCCACGGGCCTCGTCGATCCCGAAATCGAAGTCCGCCCGATCAAAGGTCAGGTCGATGATTTGCTCGAGGAAATCCGCGTCCGCGCTGAACGCAACGAGCGCATTCTCGTCACCACACTCACCAAACGCATGTCCGAGGATTTGGCCGAATACTTCGGCGAGGTCGGCGTGCGCTGCCGTTATCTGCATTCCGAAATCGAAACTCTCGAACGCGTGCGCATTCTCCGCGATCTTCGCCGCGGTGAATTCGATGTCCTCATCGGCATCAATCTTCTCCGCGAAGGCCTCGATCTTCCCGAAGTCTCGCTCGTCGCCATTCTCGACGCCGACAAGGAAGGCTATCTTCGCAGCGCTACCTCGCTCATTCAGACCATCGGCCGCTGCGCGCGCCATCTCGAAGCTCGCGCGATTCTCTACGCCGACGTCATGACCGACTCCATGCGTCAGGCCATCGGCGAAACCAGTCGCCGCCGCGCGAAACAGATGGCCTACAACCGCGAAAACAACATCACGCCGCAATCCATCAACAAGTCCGTCGATATGCAGCTCGCCGCGATTGTCGAAGCGGATTACTCCACGGTTCCCGTGGAAGACGCCGCCCTCGGCGACATTCAGAGTGAAGAGCAGTTGCAGGCCGCCATCGCGCAGCTCGAAAACCAGATGCGCGAAGCCGCGAAGAAATTCGAATTCGAGCGCGCCGCGACGATTCGCGACCGCATCCGCCTCATGAAGCAGCGCGACCTCGGCCCTTTGTTCGAATCCGTGCCCGCCCAACCCACTGTGCCTCCCGCGACGGATTGATCCTGAGCGCACTTTGCGAAGGGCGTGCCGTCCCCTCTTTGACCCCGCCTCCGCTTCGGAAGTTGCTGCCTCAGAAACGCAAGCGCCCGCCGCGCACTCCAAAGCCCCCTCGCTGCCCGGCAACACTGCCTCTGCACAAAACGCAAAGCCCTAACTTTTCATTGCAGGGTTTAACGTTGTTCTCGTAGGGGCGGGGCTTGCCCCTCTTGATTGTCCTGACGGAGGAAACGCGCGACTCTCTGAGTCGCGTCTGCCGCCTCGTACCGAAAGCGCCAAACCATAGACGGCGGCGTTACGCGGTATTTGTCTTCACGGTGTCATCCTAAGCGGTAGCGAAGGATCTTGCCTTGTAATTACAAAAGCATCAAGGCAAGATTCTTCGTCGGCAGGAACCGCCTCCTCAGAATGACAGCCAAAATTTATTCGGTATACATGATGTCCAGCGCGTCGCTAAATCTGTACACGGGAATTACCGGCAATTTACCGCGTCGCGTGTGGCAGCACCGTCAAAAACAGCCGAAAGGGTTTACCTCGAAATACAACATCAACAGACTCGTGTATTACGAAACGTTTGCCGATGTTCGAAGCGCCATTCGCCGTGAAAAGCAGATCAAAGGCTGGTTGCGCAAAAGAAAAATCGCGTTGATTGAGTCAGTCAATCGCGACTGGAAAGACCTCAGTCAAGACTGGTGAACGCGAAGCATCGTGTTCCTTACGTCCCATTCCGAATCACCTGAGGCGTATTTTTGTCATCCTGAGCGCAGCGTTTTTTGCGAAGTCGAAGCCTGCTTGCCGTAGGCAGGGATCTCGCCTCGACGAATTTTCGTATCCGCTCCATTTGAAACCTCATCGCAACTCGCGGGCTCTCACGCTGTGTGCTTTTGCGGGTGCCCCACGCTCGCCTTTTGAGCGTGGGTCTTTGTGTTTACGTAGGGGCGAGGCTTGCCCCGCCCGCATGTCCTGACGAAGGGAGGGCGCGACTCTCTGAGTCGCGCAAGACGCACGGCGAAGCCCCGTCGTCCTCGCCCCCGCCGAGGCCCGGTGGCCCGCGCATCCGACTGATACTTCCACGCAGAACGCAAAACCGCAGAGCTTGTCATTCTGAGCGAAGCGCATTTCGCGCAGCGAAGCCTGCCTGCCGCAGACAGGGATCTGCTTTTGCACTTTTGGAGTGCGGCATCTTGATGCCGCTTTGCCGTAATCGTCGGCTCCCCCGACGCCGCCTCCGAAAAAAATGACCTCGTTAGGCGGGCGTCTGTTTCGGTTTTTGCCTTTGTAGGGGCCGGTAGGCTTTATTGGCCTTACGCTCTCGTAGCGGCGGGTTTACCCCGCCAGTCCTCGACGCTTGCGCAAGTGCCTGCGCATTCGGCATCAGGCATTGCGCATCTCGGTACTTTCCACCTTCATTCCCAGCGGCTAAGTCCTTTCAGAACAGAACAGAACAGAACAGAACAGAACAGAACAGAACGGTATCTCAGTTGCTAGCAGAAATGCGGGTATTGTCCGTCATTTCCTCTTTCCGGCTTAGAAGTTTTCTCAGAAATGGTTTTGGGCGTAGGTAAGTCGCCCAACAGCCATTTGTGAGATGAGTCCTAGGCCCTTCCAGGAGCCCGGGGTCGGTTTGCCACAAGCTACGCTATTGAGGAGGAACTCCATGCGCAAGGCAGCCTTTGGAATTGTTCTCGCGACGGTTATTCTTTTCGTTCCCGGCATTTGCATCGCCGGACCCGTCACCATCTTCGACAACACGAATCCCATAAGCCAAGTATGCTGCGGTTACGGAGTAGGAACAATCTCCGCGGGAAACAGTTTCATTGATGCGTTTTCGTTCACCGTTAGCGGCGGAAACTATTTGCTCGATACTGTTGGATTCCTCGAATCCCAAGGGAATTTGGGAAATCCAGTCGGAACTCCAAGTGGGTTCACCCTCTTTTTGTACGGTGACTCTGGCAGCGATTCCCCAGGTGCGGTACTGGAATCATGGAGTGGGATTACCGCAACCTCTGGAATTATGCTCGAGACAGTAGCCTCTACATCGGTCGTTATACTAGATAACGGCCAACGGTACTGGTTCGGAGTCACCACAACGAACCCAGCAGAAGAAGGGCTTTGGTGGATTAACCCCGCGCTCGCTATAAGCCCTGGCTGCGATTTCTTAAATGGCAGTCCGGTCCCTTGCAACAGCGCCCTCGCTGCGGGTGCCTTCCAAATCACAGGAACACCAACTGCCACGCCCGAGCCATCTTCCTTGCTGCTGCTCGGCACCGGCCTGCTCGGCCTCGGCCCATTCATTCGCCGCTTTGCTTTGTCGTAGTGGTGCACACATCCGGGCGCGGTTCACAAACCGCTCCCTTCGTTTGCTCGCTGTTGCTCCGTCAGGGCTGGCCTGCCTGCCGCAGGCAGGCTTCAGCCATGCCGGAAAAACGCTTTGTGAAATGTTTTTACCTATTCGCACGTCTTTTGTGCGATGCATCCGTTTTCTCAATTAGACGTATTGCTAGACCTGCCCCTTCCTCAATTCCTCCAGCGGATAAAACGTCCCGCGCCACACCACTCCGCCGCGTCCTAGCGTCACAATCATCGACCGCAAAATAATATACACAATCACCAGCGCGCCCAGCGCGTGCGTGACTCCAAACCATCTCGACGCTCGCGCGCGCGGCATCAGCAGCGCCTCGAAGATCATCGCCGCAATCACCGCAACTGCCGCCGCAATCTGCGCTGCGCCTCGCGCGAAAATCACGCCGAGCACCGGAGCAATGCTCAGCACAAAAACTCCGCAAATTCCCCCGAAGAACGCCTGCGCTGCGCTGAACGAAAATCCCGCAAACATATTTTTCGTCAGCCCTTTGACGATGTTCCCAAATCCTTCCTGCCATCGCACGTTCAGCAAATGCTCGCTCGGCGCGGCCATCGAACGGAACCCGCCCATCTTCACGAGTTTTCCGAGTTTCATGTCGTCCACCACTTCCATCGCCAGCCGCCGATGCGTTCCAATCGCTTCGTATGTCGCGCGCCGGATCATTTGAAACGCGCCCACGCCCATGTACGCCTTCGATTTCGCATCGCTTGTCTTCCACGGATGCGTTCCCATCGCAAAAATCACGCCCAAATATCCCAGCGCCACGGGCTCCCAGAATCCGCGCAGGTCCAGCCGCACGAGCAGCGTCAAATGGTCCAGCCGCTCGCGCGTCATGTACGTCACCGCGCGCCGCAGCAAATCCGGCGCGAAATGCACATCCGCATCCGTGAAAATCAGCCATTCGCCGTTGGCTTTTTCATACGCCGATGCCAGCGCGTGCGGTTTTCCCAGCCATCCTTTCGGCAATTCCGCGACGTGGATCGCTTTTAACCGCGCATCGCGCGCCGCACACTCATCCAGAATTTTTCCCGTCGCGTCCGTCGAGCGGTCGTCCACGGCAATCACTTCATAATTCGGATAATCGAGTTTCATCAGCAAAGCGAGCGCCGCCGGCATTTTTTCCGCTTCATCGCGCGCCGCCAGCAAAATCGAAATTCGAGGAAAATCCGGCCCGTCGAAAGGCGCGGCATCCGCCAGCGAAGGAATGCTCGCCATTCCGCGGCACGTCACCACCGTCGAAACGATCCACACCAGCGCCAGCGCTGCGAAAAAAATGATCGCGAATATGTGCAAGTCGATTTTTCCAGGCACAAAGATTGCGAAGAAGATATCCTATCATGTCATGACTTCGACGATTGCGATCGTGGGCGCGGGACGTGTCGGGCGCGCACTCGGCCGAAAACTCCGCGACTCGGGATGGACGATTGCCGCTGTCGTGGCGCGTTCGAAATCCTCCGCGCGCTCCGCCGTTCGCGCAATCGGCGCCGGCCGTCCCCAGCACGGATTGTCGTGGCATGTCTTTGAAGCGGACATCATCCTGATCGCCACGCCTGACGATGAGATCCATGCCGTCGCCGCGAAGCTCGCGCAATTTGGCAGGGAAGAATGCCGCGGCAAGGTCGCAATTCACACCAGCGGCGCGCTGGACAACACTACCCTCGATCCTCTCGCGCGTGCCGGAGCCGCGACCGCCTCGATGCAT
The sequence above is a segment of the Candidatus Acidiferrales bacterium genome. Coding sequences within it:
- a CDS encoding PEP-CTERM sorting domain-containing protein, translating into MRKAAFGIVLATVILFVPGICIAGPVTIFDNTNPISQVCCGYGVGTISAGNSFIDAFSFTVSGGNYLLDTVGFLESQGNLGNPVGTPSGFTLFLYGDSGSDSPGAVLESWSGITATSGIMLETVASTSVVILDNGQRYWFGVTTTNPAEEGLWWINPALAISPGCDFLNGSPVPCNSALAAGAFQITGTPTATPEPSSLLLLGTGLLGLGPFIRRFALS
- a CDS encoding GIY-YIG nuclease family protein, whose product is MTAKIYSVYMMSSASLNLYTGITGNLPRRVWQHRQKQPKGFTSKYNINRLVYYETFADVRSAIRREKQIKGWLRKRKIALIESVNRDWKDLSQDW
- a CDS encoding glycosyltransferase family 2 protein; the protein is MPGKIDLHIFAIIFFAALALVWIVSTVVTCRGMASIPSLADAAPFDGPDFPRISILLAARDEAEKMPAALALLMKLDYPNYEVIAVDDRSTDATGKILDECAARDARLKAIHVAELPKGWLGKPHALASAYEKANGEWLIFTDADVHFAPDLLRRAVTYMTRERLDHLTLLVRLDLRGFWEPVALGYLGVIFAMGTHPWKTSDAKSKAYMGVGAFQMIRRATYEAIGTHRRLAMEVVDDMKLGKLVKMGGFRSMAAPSEHLLNVRWQEGFGNIVKGLTKNMFAGFSFSAAQAFFGGICGVFVLSIAPVLGVIFARGAAQIAAAVAVIAAMIFEALLMPRARASRWFGVTHALGALVIVYIILRSMIVTLGRGGVVWRGTFYPLEELRKGQV
- the uvrB gene encoding excinuclease ABC subunit UvrB; its protein translation is MDFKLSSTYEPRGDQPEAIAQITHGVRDGDKHQVLLGVTGSGKTFTMAKVIEQINRPALILAHNKTLAAQLFHEFKSFFPRNAVEYFVSYYDYYQPEAYLPSSDTYIEKEATINDELDKLRMSATRSLFERRDVIIVASVSCIYGLGSPEAYYGMMLMLEKGQSISRDAILRKLVEILYDRGEDLRRGTFRVRGDTIEVHPPYDDFAVRIEMWGSEIEAIRRIDPLTGEIRSSGEEITRLPIYPKTHYVLPAAQRERAIQGILEELEWWRGELARQGKIVEAQRVEQRTRFDIEMMRTIGYCHGIENYSRHLSGRLPGEAPPTLLDYVPSDYLLVVDESHQTIPQLRGMYHGDRSRKQNLVDYGFRMPSALDNRPLTFEEFEHRVNQAVYVSATPGPYELTKSGGVVAEQVIRPTGLVDPEIEVRPIKGQVDDLLEEIRVRAERNERILVTTLTKRMSEDLAEYFGEVGVRCRYLHSEIETLERVRILRDLRRGEFDVLIGINLLREGLDLPEVSLVAILDADKEGYLRSATSLIQTIGRCARHLEARAILYADVMTDSMRQAIGETSRRRAKQMAYNRENNITPQSINKSVDMQLAAIVEADYSTVPVEDAALGDIQSEEQLQAAIAQLENQMREAAKKFEFERAATIRDRIRLMKQRDLGPLFESVPAQPTVPPATD